In one Solanum lycopersicum chromosome 11, SLM_r2.1 genomic region, the following are encoded:
- the LOC138339485 gene encoding probable transcription factor At1g61730 has product MTHSRSREKSNTAVNHRTNSPKSPENSTLPPITKTITKSAESHRLFTLSDEIALLKTLSQSPNSNELRTGNFTEAQIANKLKKLKEKYHKLARSKSQIKTPHDGEIYEIGRKIWGRNAAKGKELLVVVGEEDHDEDEDVNLDDFSFLVNEMTMVFQRNEYCKQGLRKLGKKKLMEMNEKWMELKLKESELMMNKTQLYHENLKVVVEGSKGSNSSN; this is encoded by the coding sequence ATGACCCACTCACGCTCTCGGGAAAAATCTAACACCGCCGTGAACCACCGTACAAATTCCCCCAAATCACCGGAAAATTCAACGCTTCCACCGATCACcaaaacaatcacaaaatctGCTGAAAGTCACAGACTCTTCACCCTAAGCGACGAAATCGCACTCCTCAAAACCCTATCACAATCCCCAAACAGCAACGAACTCCGAACTGGAAACTTCACCGAGGCGCAAATCGCGAATAAGCTGAAGAAACTGAAAGAGAAGTACCACAAGTTGGCTAGATCCAAATCCCAAATCAAAACTCCGCACGACGGCGAGATTTACGAAATTGGGCGAAAGATTTGGGGTCGAAATGCAGCTAAGGGAAAGGagttattagtagtagtaggagaagaagatcatgatgaagatgaagatgtgaatttggatgatttttcttttttggtaaaTGAAATGACAATGGTGTTTCAGAGGAATGAGTATTGTAAACAAGGGTTAAGGAAATTGGGGAAGAAGAAATTGATGGAGATGAATGAGAAATGGATGGAGCTGAAATTGAAAGAATCTGAGCTTATGATGAATAAAACTCAGCTGTATCATGAAAACCTCAAAGTTGTTGTTGAAGGTTCAAAGGGTTCTAACAGTAGCAATTGA
- the LOC101264091 gene encoding cyclin-dependent kinases regulatory subunit 1 encodes MGQIQYSEKYFDDTYEYRHVVLPPDVAKLLPKNRLLSENEWRAIGVQQSRGWVHYAIHRPEPHIMLFRRPLNYQQQQENQTQQVLLAK; translated from the exons ATGGGACAGATCCAGTATTCTGAGAAGTATTTTGATGATACCTATGAGTACAG GCATGTTGTTCTTCCTCCTGATGTAGCGAAATTGCTTCCTAAGAATCGTCTTCTATCTGAA AATGAGTGGAGGGCAATTGGAGTTCAGCAGAGCAGAGGATGGGTTCACTATGCTATTCATCGACCAGAGCCCCATATCATGCTCTTCAGGAGGCCACTGAACTATCAGCAGCAACAAGAGAACCAGACTCAGCAAGTTCTGCTTGCCAAGTGA
- the LOC101264398 gene encoding uncharacterized protein isoform X1 codes for MANGSENGEIVVSSIRTGMKREFAMMMKAQADWDIDVGQKRVTRTPQSSQNSPGNVSNDKVYVKKRKREVKDVVDSEDLSNLKVVGKELESDGVVKKDDNVALLSEDLSNSKVVGEELESDGVQKMDQNVVLLSGDLSNSKVVEELESDRVVKKDDNVVLLSEDLSNSKVVGEEQERDGIVTRDENVIILSEEEEPKSGVVDCTSDDEKKAKMDEGVVGSGEEGNASLQNCGNDATTEKGESAKTNDDFDEEMAEIVPELAVTAQGDGKDEQKRGDDTQNEMPTTGKASDFIVGAMPEIVPEAAVTAQADGKNVQTCRGDAMTEMAKTVKANDCTVEARPEIAPELAVTAQGDANAKIEMAKTVKANDCTVEARPEIAPELAVTAQGDANDEQLQTPMRRFTRSALKTEEDTMVSQCDRIKIVDVHETDSVGTMSTPARLELKMSKKVALTKIPTKLRDLLETGLLEGLSVRYIRGTTKGRGRPAKGLRGEIRGSGILCFCDNCHGTSVVTPNQFELHANSANKRPPEYIYLENGKSLRDVLSMCKDASSDEVEMVIKNAIGSADAKIDASACMSAQEFQSPPVPSGEASSRSTSSAPATKLTDRMPSGSGTQSKAHGKLTRKDLRMHKLVFEEDALPDGTALAYYVRGQKLLEGYKKGHGIFCYCCNTEVSPSQFEAHAGCASRRKPYLYIYTSNGVSLHELSIKLSKERRSSAEENDDLCSICADGGDLLCCDNCPRAFHTECVCLPSIPTGTWYCKYCENMFAKERFVENNANAKAAGRVAGVDAIEQITRRCIRMVETLETEVSVCVLCRDQDFSKSGFGPRTVIICDQCEKEYHVGCLKEHNIDDLQELPKDKWFCCTDCSRIHFALEKVVSDGEQNIPESLLEVLKAKNEGKGSVNNSRLDIKWRLLSGKMSSEETRVWLSSAVSIFHEQFDPIADASTSRLDLIPHMVYGRSFKDQDYGGMFCAILLVNSLVVSAGIFRVFGKEVAELPLVATSTNCQGQGYFQSLFSCVENLLRSLKVENLVLPSAEEAEAIWTNRFSFTKIPEEQMKQYRKNYQMMVFSGTSMLQKQVGGLST; via the exons ATGGCAAACGGTTCAGAGAATGGGGAGATTGTTGTTTCGTCCATTAGGACTGGTATGAAACGGGAGTTTGCTATGATGATGAAGGCTCAAGCTGATTGGGACATTGATGTTGGTCAGAAGAGGGTTACAAGGACACCACAATCGAGTCAGAATAGTCCTGGTAACGTTAGCAATGATAAGGTTTATGTGAAAAAGAGGAAAAGGGAGGTGAAAGATGTGGTTGATAGTGAAGATTTGTCGAATTTGAAGGTTGTTGGAAAGGAATTAGAGAGTGATGGAGTTGTGAAAAAAGATGACAATGTGGCTTTGTTGAGTGAAGATTTGTCGAATTCGAAGGTTGTTGGTGAAGAACTGGAGAGTGATGGAGTTCAGAAAATGGATCAAAATGTGGTTTTGTTGAGTGGAGATTTGTCGAATTCGAAGGTTGTTGAGGAATTGGAGAGTGATCGGGTTGTGAAAAAAGATGACAATGTGGTTTTGTTGAGTGAAGATTTGTCGAATTCTAAGGTTGTTGGTGAGGAACAGGAGAGAGATGGAATTGTGACTAGGGACGAAAATGTGATTATTTTGAGTGAAGAGGAGGAGCCGAAGAGCGGTGTGGTGGATTGCactagtgatgatgagaagaaAGCTAAGATGGATGAAGGAGTTGTTGGGTCTGGAGAAGAAGGGAATGCTAGCTTGCAGAATTGTGGAAATGATGCTACGACTGAAAAGGGCGAATCAGCGAAAACCAATGATGATTTTGATGAAGAGATGGCTGAAATTGTTCCTGAATTAGCTGTTACTGCTCAGGGTGATGGTAAAGATGAGCAAAAACGTGGGGATGATACTCAGAATGAAATGCCTACAACAGGGAAGGCCAGTGATTTCATTGTTGGAGCAATGCCTGAAATTGTTCCTGAAGCAGCTGTTACTGCTCAGGCTGATGGTAAAAATGTGCAAACTTGTCGAGGTGATGCAATGACTGAAATGGCTAAGACAGTGAAGGCTAATGATTGCACTGTTGAAGCAAGGCCTGAAATTGCTCCTGAATTAGCTGTTACTGCTCAGGGTGATGCTAATGCAAAGATTGAAATGGCTAAAACAGTGAAGGCTAATGATTGCACTGTTGAAGCAAGGCCTGAAATTGCTCCTGAATTAGCTGTTACTGCTCAGGGTGATGCTAACGATGAGCAATTACAGACACCTATGAGGCGGTTTACTAGGTCTGCTCTGAAAACAGAAGAGGACACAATGGTATCTCAGTGCGATAGAATTAAGATTGTGGATGTCCATGAAACAGATTCTGTAGGTACCATGTCTACACCTGCAAGGTTAGAGTTGAAGATGTCCAAGAAAGTTGCACTGACTAAAATTCCCACAAAGTTGAGAGATCTTCTTGAAACAGGTTTGCTGGAGGGTTTATCTGTTCGCTACATTCGTGGCACTACAAAG GGGAGAGGGCGTCCTGCTAAAGGACTTCGCGGAGAGATTAGAGGCTCAGGAATATTGTGCTTCTGTGATAACTGTCATGGGACATCT GTTGTTACACCAAATCAATTTGAGCTGCATGCCAATAGTGCCAACAAACGTCCACCAGAATACATCTATTTGGAGAATGGAAAAAGTCTGAGGGATGTATTGAGTATGTGTAAAGATGCTTCTTCTGATGAAGTAGAGATGGTAATAAAAAATGCCATCGGGAGTGCAGACGCTAAAATAGATGCTTCAGCATGTATGTCTGCACAGGAGTTCCAATCTCCCCCTGTTCCAAGTGGTGAAGCTAGTAGCAG GTCTACATCATCTGCGCCTGCTACAAAGTTGACCGATCGAATGCCCTCTGGCAGTGGAACTCAAAGTAAAGCTCACGGAAAGTTAACTAGAAA GGATCTGCGCATGCACAAACTTGTGTTCGAGGAGGATGCACTTCCTGATGGAACTGCATTAGCATATTATGTCCGTGGACAG AAATTGTTGGAGGGTTATAAGAAAGGTCATGGAATTTTCTGCTACTGTTGCAATACTGAG GTTAGCCCTTCACAGTTTGAGGCTCATGCAGGTTGCGCTTCACGTCGGAAGCC TTATTTGTACATATATACTTCCAACGGGGTGTCTCTGCATGAGTTGTCTATTAAACTTTCAAAAGAACGAAGGTCCTCAGCTGAGGAAAATGATGATCTCTGCTCTATATGTGCTGATGGAGGGGACCTCCTGTGCTGTGACAATTGTCCAAGAGCTTTCCATACCG AGTGTGTTTGTTTGCCAAGTATTCCCACCGGTACCTGGTATTGTAAATACTGTGAAAACATGTTTGCAAAAGAAAGATTCGTTGAGAACAATGCCAATGCTAAAGCTGCTGGGAGGGTTGCTGGAGTTGATGCCATCGAGCAGATAACAAGACGATGCATTCGCATGGTGGAAACTTTAGAGACTGAAGTTAGTGTTTGTGTGCTCTGCAG GGATCAGGATTTCAGCAAATCAGGATTTGGCCCGCGGACAGTTATAATTTGTGATCAG TGTGAGAAGGAGTATCATGTTGGATGTTTGAAGGAGCACAACATAGATGACTTACAG GAATTGCCAAAAGACAAATGGTTTTGCTGCACAGATTGCAGTAGAATTCATTTTGCTCTGGAAAAGGTGGTATCAGATGGAGAACAGAACATTCCTGAGTCTCTTTTGGAAGTCTTGAAGGCAAAGAATGAAGGAAAAGGTTCAGTGAATAACTCCAGGCTTGACATTAAATGGCGTCTGCTAAGTGGAAAAATGTCATCAGAAGAGACAAGGGTCTGGCTTTCTAGTGCTGTTTCAATTTTCCAT GAACAATTTGACCCAATTGCTGATGCAAGTACTAGCCGTCTAGATTTGATCCCACACATGGTCTATGG AAGGAGTTTCAAGGACCAAGACTATGGAGGGATGTTCTGCGCAATATTATTGGTCAA TTCATTGGTTGTTTCTGCTGGCATTTTCCGTGTTTTTGGGAAGGAAGTGGCTGAACTCCCTTTAGTTGCTACAAGTACTAATTGTCAAGGACAG GGTTACTTCCAGTCTCTGTTTTCTTGTGTAGAGAACCTTTTGCGGTCCCTGAAAGTAGAAAACCTTGTACTTCCGTCCGCAGAAGAAGCAGAGGCAATCTGGACAAATAGATTTAGCTTTACAAAGATCCCTGAAGAACAG ATGAAGCAGTATCGGAAAAATTATCAGATGATGGTTTTCTCTGGAACATCCATGCTGCAGAAGCAAGTGGGGGGGCTCTCAACTTGA
- the LOC101264398 gene encoding uncharacterized protein isoform X2 produces MKREFAMMMKAQADWDIDVGQKRVTRTPQSSQNSPGNVSNDKVYVKKRKREVKDVVDSEDLSNLKVVGKELESDGVVKKDDNVALLSEDLSNSKVVGEELESDGVQKMDQNVVLLSGDLSNSKVVEELESDRVVKKDDNVVLLSEDLSNSKVVGEEQERDGIVTRDENVIILSEEEEPKSGVVDCTSDDEKKAKMDEGVVGSGEEGNASLQNCGNDATTEKGESAKTNDDFDEEMAEIVPELAVTAQGDGKDEQKRGDDTQNEMPTTGKASDFIVGAMPEIVPEAAVTAQADGKNVQTCRGDAMTEMAKTVKANDCTVEARPEIAPELAVTAQGDANAKIEMAKTVKANDCTVEARPEIAPELAVTAQGDANDEQLQTPMRRFTRSALKTEEDTMVSQCDRIKIVDVHETDSVGTMSTPARLELKMSKKVALTKIPTKLRDLLETGLLEGLSVRYIRGTTKGRGRPAKGLRGEIRGSGILCFCDNCHGTSVVTPNQFELHANSANKRPPEYIYLENGKSLRDVLSMCKDASSDEVEMVIKNAIGSADAKIDASACMSAQEFQSPPVPSGEASSRSTSSAPATKLTDRMPSGSGTQSKAHGKLTRKDLRMHKLVFEEDALPDGTALAYYVRGQKLLEGYKKGHGIFCYCCNTEVSPSQFEAHAGCASRRKPYLYIYTSNGVSLHELSIKLSKERRSSAEENDDLCSICADGGDLLCCDNCPRAFHTECVCLPSIPTGTWYCKYCENMFAKERFVENNANAKAAGRVAGVDAIEQITRRCIRMVETLETEVSVCVLCRDQDFSKSGFGPRTVIICDQCEKEYHVGCLKEHNIDDLQELPKDKWFCCTDCSRIHFALEKVVSDGEQNIPESLLEVLKAKNEGKGSVNNSRLDIKWRLLSGKMSSEETRVWLSSAVSIFHEQFDPIADASTSRLDLIPHMVYGRSFKDQDYGGMFCAILLVNSLVVSAGIFRVFGKEVAELPLVATSTNCQGQGYFQSLFSCVENLLRSLKVENLVLPSAEEAEAIWTNRFSFTKIPEEQMKQYRKNYQMMVFSGTSMLQKQVGGLST; encoded by the exons ATGAAACGGGAGTTTGCTATGATGATGAAGGCTCAAGCTGATTGGGACATTGATGTTGGTCAGAAGAGGGTTACAAGGACACCACAATCGAGTCAGAATAGTCCTGGTAACGTTAGCAATGATAAGGTTTATGTGAAAAAGAGGAAAAGGGAGGTGAAAGATGTGGTTGATAGTGAAGATTTGTCGAATTTGAAGGTTGTTGGAAAGGAATTAGAGAGTGATGGAGTTGTGAAAAAAGATGACAATGTGGCTTTGTTGAGTGAAGATTTGTCGAATTCGAAGGTTGTTGGTGAAGAACTGGAGAGTGATGGAGTTCAGAAAATGGATCAAAATGTGGTTTTGTTGAGTGGAGATTTGTCGAATTCGAAGGTTGTTGAGGAATTGGAGAGTGATCGGGTTGTGAAAAAAGATGACAATGTGGTTTTGTTGAGTGAAGATTTGTCGAATTCTAAGGTTGTTGGTGAGGAACAGGAGAGAGATGGAATTGTGACTAGGGACGAAAATGTGATTATTTTGAGTGAAGAGGAGGAGCCGAAGAGCGGTGTGGTGGATTGCactagtgatgatgagaagaaAGCTAAGATGGATGAAGGAGTTGTTGGGTCTGGAGAAGAAGGGAATGCTAGCTTGCAGAATTGTGGAAATGATGCTACGACTGAAAAGGGCGAATCAGCGAAAACCAATGATGATTTTGATGAAGAGATGGCTGAAATTGTTCCTGAATTAGCTGTTACTGCTCAGGGTGATGGTAAAGATGAGCAAAAACGTGGGGATGATACTCAGAATGAAATGCCTACAACAGGGAAGGCCAGTGATTTCATTGTTGGAGCAATGCCTGAAATTGTTCCTGAAGCAGCTGTTACTGCTCAGGCTGATGGTAAAAATGTGCAAACTTGTCGAGGTGATGCAATGACTGAAATGGCTAAGACAGTGAAGGCTAATGATTGCACTGTTGAAGCAAGGCCTGAAATTGCTCCTGAATTAGCTGTTACTGCTCAGGGTGATGCTAATGCAAAGATTGAAATGGCTAAAACAGTGAAGGCTAATGATTGCACTGTTGAAGCAAGGCCTGAAATTGCTCCTGAATTAGCTGTTACTGCTCAGGGTGATGCTAACGATGAGCAATTACAGACACCTATGAGGCGGTTTACTAGGTCTGCTCTGAAAACAGAAGAGGACACAATGGTATCTCAGTGCGATAGAATTAAGATTGTGGATGTCCATGAAACAGATTCTGTAGGTACCATGTCTACACCTGCAAGGTTAGAGTTGAAGATGTCCAAGAAAGTTGCACTGACTAAAATTCCCACAAAGTTGAGAGATCTTCTTGAAACAGGTTTGCTGGAGGGTTTATCTGTTCGCTACATTCGTGGCACTACAAAG GGGAGAGGGCGTCCTGCTAAAGGACTTCGCGGAGAGATTAGAGGCTCAGGAATATTGTGCTTCTGTGATAACTGTCATGGGACATCT GTTGTTACACCAAATCAATTTGAGCTGCATGCCAATAGTGCCAACAAACGTCCACCAGAATACATCTATTTGGAGAATGGAAAAAGTCTGAGGGATGTATTGAGTATGTGTAAAGATGCTTCTTCTGATGAAGTAGAGATGGTAATAAAAAATGCCATCGGGAGTGCAGACGCTAAAATAGATGCTTCAGCATGTATGTCTGCACAGGAGTTCCAATCTCCCCCTGTTCCAAGTGGTGAAGCTAGTAGCAG GTCTACATCATCTGCGCCTGCTACAAAGTTGACCGATCGAATGCCCTCTGGCAGTGGAACTCAAAGTAAAGCTCACGGAAAGTTAACTAGAAA GGATCTGCGCATGCACAAACTTGTGTTCGAGGAGGATGCACTTCCTGATGGAACTGCATTAGCATATTATGTCCGTGGACAG AAATTGTTGGAGGGTTATAAGAAAGGTCATGGAATTTTCTGCTACTGTTGCAATACTGAG GTTAGCCCTTCACAGTTTGAGGCTCATGCAGGTTGCGCTTCACGTCGGAAGCC TTATTTGTACATATATACTTCCAACGGGGTGTCTCTGCATGAGTTGTCTATTAAACTTTCAAAAGAACGAAGGTCCTCAGCTGAGGAAAATGATGATCTCTGCTCTATATGTGCTGATGGAGGGGACCTCCTGTGCTGTGACAATTGTCCAAGAGCTTTCCATACCG AGTGTGTTTGTTTGCCAAGTATTCCCACCGGTACCTGGTATTGTAAATACTGTGAAAACATGTTTGCAAAAGAAAGATTCGTTGAGAACAATGCCAATGCTAAAGCTGCTGGGAGGGTTGCTGGAGTTGATGCCATCGAGCAGATAACAAGACGATGCATTCGCATGGTGGAAACTTTAGAGACTGAAGTTAGTGTTTGTGTGCTCTGCAG GGATCAGGATTTCAGCAAATCAGGATTTGGCCCGCGGACAGTTATAATTTGTGATCAG TGTGAGAAGGAGTATCATGTTGGATGTTTGAAGGAGCACAACATAGATGACTTACAG GAATTGCCAAAAGACAAATGGTTTTGCTGCACAGATTGCAGTAGAATTCATTTTGCTCTGGAAAAGGTGGTATCAGATGGAGAACAGAACATTCCTGAGTCTCTTTTGGAAGTCTTGAAGGCAAAGAATGAAGGAAAAGGTTCAGTGAATAACTCCAGGCTTGACATTAAATGGCGTCTGCTAAGTGGAAAAATGTCATCAGAAGAGACAAGGGTCTGGCTTTCTAGTGCTGTTTCAATTTTCCAT GAACAATTTGACCCAATTGCTGATGCAAGTACTAGCCGTCTAGATTTGATCCCACACATGGTCTATGG AAGGAGTTTCAAGGACCAAGACTATGGAGGGATGTTCTGCGCAATATTATTGGTCAA TTCATTGGTTGTTTCTGCTGGCATTTTCCGTGTTTTTGGGAAGGAAGTGGCTGAACTCCCTTTAGTTGCTACAAGTACTAATTGTCAAGGACAG GGTTACTTCCAGTCTCTGTTTTCTTGTGTAGAGAACCTTTTGCGGTCCCTGAAAGTAGAAAACCTTGTACTTCCGTCCGCAGAAGAAGCAGAGGCAATCTGGACAAATAGATTTAGCTTTACAAAGATCCCTGAAGAACAG ATGAAGCAGTATCGGAAAAATTATCAGATGATGGTTTTCTCTGGAACATCCATGCTGCAGAAGCAAGTGGGGGGGCTCTCAACTTGA